In one window of Bos mutus isolate GX-2022 chromosome 13, NWIPB_WYAK_1.1, whole genome shotgun sequence DNA:
- the TASOR2 gene encoding protein TASOR 2 isoform X3 produces MFLPFRPIIYDINREQEYVKNSGGILGENELRPPSQLHPLLEKTETGFISEKIFETVSLSSDSLFQRTVSILHTSYLDSASEHGFQYSQVTLVKNDIFLNEYKAFYQEKKASNYTHEELQETYGFLLFETENQAKLVCQHGLCVGSSAITTLGDPAKGVYISKYSDYLHARPWYHGKSGYVVIFNLIKGKVKFVSENYTANYTSPSSGYDCHVAANTNKISHKTSHFRTFELSQYYLYELSGSTVTERPRQICPYLIVAFQYREPKKMAAPAHDHKSILELRENVLISPWKGKLIIQGCLLCDITLWSSYGTAVPKQLPHELDFKYVMKVSSLKERLPEAAFKKQNYMEHKVCCQDICFNMYEVELSNKRGEKVDKLIESITREQLAIIKCLEDREFFILLTSSALMYETGFREEQTGLHGLHLFHSPPPAAGLTDLKVEDNISLKVVPVLPALNCALLEAKKSFSEKGISLNTLVKHNFQDLSKVNKSPPLTAASQDGFKETGFSGQVSSGFDLTPPAEKCPLQSLTQLKSYFSNASGYILGVSTVLGLLAERPQSPSISDGICDAGFSLVMTPDPEFHNSEAEGRKDTETGNNSEDVFQARQGALVPLSLAPNLRVQPKRKASKLPMVQSKRVSLYRPFPKRTPARENKGPASSTTLKLVKGQFPQRRKRGAEVLTTQFVQIPKLGRKAQEAPSSKDVPVATNAKRARRRATSPDTPVPTAKPPMKKPPQKQRVNIVKGNQNPRLRKQPQPAKGETALQLQSEISSGQDVISINTAQPEHVTVAPKAPTETSVVGCDSQALNMLADLALSAATSSTTSPEPRNLSGSLEPPQNSVLLSKEQPLRGTSDHEYHRGVKSQKGGPSPKPSSDQSRLSSDPTVSPEEESVGPGSWAPAEAQPALPKEIHESSDASQSSFVAAEHSYALLLAEHSKRGSPALAFAKTSTKGSDMGTPVGKVIPFLRTKMKSPLQKLSMALAFRHRGRLLPTGTQDFRCSSHTVFCCDGSFKVTFTCEADYSFSLDSKYTNNPLEKTVVRALHGPWNTDLPDNVEEVKLLLHMWVALFYSRQNKVVRSSRKVVEHSNPAKYVSINSTLESFEFGEIEEPSRVERFSVDPLVEASEAPRGHAAEVSCPDADPLRPFTKPSPVRGLELWVQNEQKEMFATVGHQESPESQNFICSYNNEIIRGKAEQESSGKLETSNLVLPCIGNTQANGPSIPGEDETFEPLDNTQVTSYNDTAPQTTFAKTYDEINSPSMICQKSVYSTLESKVDVFHAQRETEADALQGLTQCSSPINKECQPLLEGKGDMGYVMINLEPVTLTLEKSAYMPVQTEAVNRADKPTAFNVELTKQVSPAASLRHPVSTFEKSQMQGLGENPSLAVSGPKGTQYLHASSVRRETLAEETCSLQKGQAVAGSPSPSDNPMVMEALPLAKSPNYLLPREEMKLSQEFLLPTQNLLSISSEEIIEPSQVEVVPSSASAPLGKKDSLNCITSLRNTLCGSSELKKDKSGLNSENISIQSFNSTFTKEAGLSVNGEEVSLKVSEEDSNLDLTLTLSPPTSPREEAPTGEVEQLREAPLPCIDLQEMAEEILVPEEVPFIENRDVNSAANTSVKPAENKEGKGDHLQTVAFILSKETCTLEVAEEVHLASDFPFGSLIEEVSPASSPDPQAPVEEAPPAQATSPCGLKQCDALGEKSTSLSKVESGDLAITEKESSLVTATHPVEQDNSAQVQQMQLSAETPLQLQNRAERKGRFLILPGDVTQETGQSKCGKGFSLSGKGPDCDGTVTQPACTVMYGGSLENLVSSGYPLQPMGVETCSPHPHHRVLETSEPFSPAEIPENKSADMFVSTATPGAVVTSTQSLPEDVLSSDVKTHECCYILVKSLRSDPVAGAEGVQTHRQPELPKPALPSGGATAAHSTGPSNTGTGFPTQEVPVVRMTHLLDSEDSGAELQGRAVDPGGASPQVLTSSPQGRQEPACLLQEGSPCAVWDLLRGGLLPTYLQADAHPGTAAHGESASPEPNASFAPRSGAPPIGGVSEEQLQRVSVGEAGTGGGMGVGVLSDIYYEPLSGDSDQDSVGEYGHPRYNTEESRASQYGHTGKREGASKDSHDSFLSLNTSDHHNWGYASQAPGLETSIPPRSWLGGLKKEAMCVPCYVQIRDVCGVPRSYANFTVTRELRDTPRSLHGLRQRPRGMAPCGLLSSWMDTWQRTDDLTQNTLDLEHLRFAHKLKQIVKMGAAQHSALFPSAFPKEPPSQVTTGAFPGTPMPTCLGLPPASRSRSPLVVTVVHQMPNHVDRSSSWKKRCGHGRNHLTNSDQNQTASFHLHKLKYNSTLKDSRNDIAVILSEYAEFNKVMLSSRQVVQDTEPPLALGAAMPRELCVCSPQPTSYEDLVADLCSSLRVKLERVVREACSSNFLFYLMETEDKSFFVRTKNILRKGGHTEIEPQHFCQVFQREKGALLVIIRNEDIASHLHQIPSLLKLKHFPRVVFAGVDSPEDVLNNTYQELFRTGGFVVSDDKLLETLTLVQLKEIVKILEKLNENGRWKWLLHYRENKKLKEDVRVDSIAHKKNLILKSYQSANIIELLHYHQCDSRPSTKAEHLKCLVNLQVQHIHARFAVFLTEKPVVSREVFENSGILVTDVNDFIENIQKVAAPFRGSYW; encoded by the exons gTGTGTACATTTCCAAATACTCAGACTATCTTCACGCAAGACCTTGGTATCATGGGAAGTCTGGTTATGTTGTAATTTTTAATCTAATTAAG GGAAAAGTCAAGTTTGTGTCTGAGAATTATACAGCTAACTATACTAGCCCATCTTCTGGCTATGATTGCCATGTGGCTGCAAATACTAACAAGATTTCTCACAAGACAAGTCATTTTCGCACCTTTGAACTGAGTCAG taTTACCTCTATGAACTTTCAGGCAGCACTGTTACTGAGCGACCCAGACAGATCTGTCCTTACCTGATTGTAGCTTTTCAGTACAGGGAACCTAAAAAGATGGCAGCACCAGCCCATGATCATAAAAGCAT ACTTGAACTCAGAGAAAATG TTCTCATCTCTCCATGGAAAGGGAAATTAATTATACAAGGCTGTCTGCTGTGTGATATAACTCTTTGGTCTTCCTATGGTACAGCAGTTCCAAAACAACT accACATGAACTAGATTTTAAGTATGTAATGAAAGTGTCATCTTTGAAAGAGAGACTACCagaagctgcttttaaaaaacagaattacaTGGAGCACAAAG tctgttgccAAGACATATGCTTCAATATGTATGAGGTGGAGCTCTCAAACAAACGGGGGGAGAAAGTAGATAAACTAATAGAATCCATTACAAGGGAACAGTTG GCAATCATCAAATGCTTAGAAGATcgagaatttttcattttacttacgTCATCAGCCTTAATGTACGAAACAG GTTTTAGAGAGGAGCAGACAGGTCTACACGGGTTGCATTTATTCCACTCACCTCCACCAGCAGCAG gtCTTACAGACTTGAAAGTTGAAGACAACATCTCATTGAAGGTGGTGCCCGTTTTGCCTGCCCTCAATTGTGCCCTGCTAGAAGCAAAGAAATCATTTTCTGAAAAAGGAATCTCTCTAAACACATTAGTAAAGCATAATTTCCAAGACTTGTCCAAGGTGAACAAAAGCCCTCCACTGACTGCTGCTTCCCAGGACGGATTTAAAGAAACTGGCTTCTCTGGCCAAGTGTCCAGTGGTTTTGACTTGACTCCTCCAGCTGAAAAGTGCCCTTTACAGTCTTTAACTCAGCTGAAGTCTTACTTTTCAAATGCGAGCGGGTACATTTTGGGAGTGTCTACTGTGTTAGGTCTATTGGCAGAGCGTCCTCAGTCTCCTTCTATTTCAGATGGGATATGCGATGCAGGCTTTTCTTTAGTGATGACTCCAGATCCTGAATTTCACAACtcagaggcagaaggaagaaaagatacaGAAACTGGAAATAACTCTGAAGACGTGTTTCAAGCAAGACAGGGAGCTCTGGTCCCACTGAGCCTAGCACCAAATCTGAGAGTGCAGCCCAAGAGAAAGGCAAGCAAGCTGCCCATGGTACAGAGTAAAAGGGTGAGCTTGTACCGACCCTTCCCCAAAAGGACTCCTGCTAGAGAAAACAAGGGTCCCGCCTCTTCCACGACTCTCAAGCTAGTCAAAGGACAGTTtcctcagaggagaaaaagag GTGCTGAGGTGCTGACTACACAGTTTGTACAGATACCCAAACTGGGTAGGAAAGCCCAAGAAGCTCCTAGTTCTAAAGATGTTCCAGTGGCAACGAATGCTAAAAGGGCAAGGAGACGAGCGACCTCTCCAGACACACCTGTTCCAACGGCTAAGCCACCCATGAAGAAACCTCCACAGAAACAGAGGGTAAATATAGTAAAAGGCAATCAGAATCCAAGACTCAGAAAACAGCCACAACCTG CCAAAGGAGAAACTGCTTTACAGCTTCAATCAGAAATTTCCAGTGGTCAAGATGTTATTAGCATAAATACAGCCCAACCAGAACATGTCACGGTGGCCCCAAAAGCCCCGACTGAAACCTCCGTTGTCGGCTGTGACTCCCAGGCCCTTAACATGCTGGCCGACCTGGCTCTGAGTGCTGCTACCTCTAGCACGACATCCCCCGAGCCCAGAAACCTCTCCGGGTCCCTGGAGCCGCCGCAAAACAGTGTTCTGCTTTCTAAAGAACAGCCTTTGCGTGGGACATCAGACCACGAATACCACAGAGGAGTTAAAAGTCAGAAAGGTGGGCCGTCACCCAAGCCGTCCTCTGACCAGAGTAGGCTGTCGTCAGACCCCACAGTCAGCCCAGAGGAAGAGAGCGTGGGTCCTGGCAGTTGGGCGCCTGCAGAAGCCCAGCCAGCACTTCCCAAGGAGATCCACGAGAGTTCCGATGCAAGCCAGAGCTCTTTCGTGGCTGCGGAGCATTCCTACGCCCTGCTCCTCGCAGAACATTCAAAGAGGGGGAGCCCAGCCCTGGCCTTTGCCAAGACCAGCACCAAAGGCTCTGACATGGGGACCCCTGTGGGGAAGGTAATACCCTTCCTGCGCACGAAGATGAAGTCCCCGCTACAGAAGCTCTCCATGGCCCTGGCCTTCAGGCACAGGGGCAGGTTGCTGCCCACTGGCACGCAGGACTTCCGCTGCTCCTCACACACCGTATTCTGCTGTGACGGCTCCTTTAAGGTCACGTTCACATGTGAAGCAGATTACTCTTTCAGCTTAGACAGCAAGTACACCAACAACCCTCTGGAGAAGACTGTGGTCAGAGCACTGCATGG GCCCTGGAATACTGATTTACCAGATAATGTGGAAGAGGTGAAGCTTCTGCTGCATATGTGGGTGGCTCTGTTTTATAGCAGACAGAACAAAGTTGTGCGGTCATCCCGGAAAGTCGTTGAACACAGCAACCCAGCAAAATACGTGTCCATAAATAGCACACTAGAGTCATTTGAGTTTGGTGAAATCGAGGAGCCCTCCAGAGTAGAGAGGTTCTCCGTAGACCCTCTGGTGGAGGCCAGTGAGGCTCCCAGAGGCCATGCAGCTGAGGTGTCCTGCCCTGACGCTGACCCCCTGCGTCCTTTCACAAAGCCGTCTCCTGTGAGAGGCCTGGAGCTCTGGGTGCAGAATGAACAGAAAGAAATGTTTGCAACAGtgggtcaccaggaaagcccagaaagcCAGAATTTCATCTGTTCTTATAATAATGAG ATAATTAGGGGGAAAGCTGAACAAGAGTCATCAGGTAAACTGGAGACTTCCAATCTTGTGCTTCCTTGCATTGGAAACACTCAAGCTAATGGACCTTCTATTCCTGGTGAAGATGAAACCTTTGAGCCTCTTGATAACACACAAGTGACCTCTTATAATGATACTGCCCCACAAACCACATTTGCCAAGACTTATGATGAGATCAACAGTCCATCAATGATTTGTCAGAAGTCTGTGTATAGCACCCTTGAGAGCAAAGTTGATGTTTTTCATGCACAAAGGGAAACAGAAGCAGATGCTCTGCAGGGCCTTACCCAGTGTAGCAGCCCCATAAACAAAGAATGTCAGCCATTGTTGGAGGGGAAGGGTGATATGGGGTATGTGATGATTAATCTGGAACCAGTTACACTCACTTTGGAAAAAAGTGCCTACATGCCAGTACAGACAGAAGCTGTCAACAGAGCTGACAAACCAACAGCCTTTAACGTGGAGTTGACTAAACAGGTGTCACCTGCTGCAAGCCTTAGACATCCTGTGTCCACATTTGAAAAGTCACAGATGCAGGGCCTTGGGGAAAACCCCTCACTGGCGGTGTCAGGACCAAAGGGCACTCAGTACCTCCATGCCTCCTCAGTGCGTAGAGAGACACTTGCTGAAGAAACATGTTCCTTACAGAAGGGACAGGCTGTGGCAGGCTCACCTTCACCATCTGATAATCCCATGGTAATGGAAGCATTACCATTGGCTAAAAGTCCAAATTACTTGTTACCCAGAGAAGAAATGAAACTCTCTCAAGAATTCCTTCTCCCAACACAGAATCTCTTGAGCATCTCTTCAGAAGAAATAATAGAGCCGTCCCAGGTTGAAGTGGTTCCATCGTCAGCCTCTGCCCCCTTGGGAAAAAAGGATTCCCTTAACTGCATCACATCACTAAGGAATACTCTGTGTGGCTCTTCAGAACTAAAGAAGGACAAGAGTGGTCTGAACAGTGAAAATATTAGTATTCAATCATTTAATTCCACATTTACCAAAGAAGCAGGCCTGTCTGTGAATGGAGAGGAGGTCAGCCTCAAGGTATCAGAGGAGGATTCCAACCTTGACCTCACTCTCACCCTATCACCACCCACGAGTCCTAGGGAAGAAGCGCCCACTGGTGAAGTGGAGCAACTGCGGGAGGCCCCGCTACCCTGCATAGACCttcaggagatggcagaggaaaTACTCGTGCCTGAAGAGGTTCCTTTCATAGAAAACAGAGATGTGAACTCTGCTGCTAACACGTCTGTGAAAccagcagaaaacaaagagggaaAAGGTGATCATTTACAGACAGTGGCTTTCATACTTTCTAAAGAAACGTGTACCCTGGAGGTTGCGGAGGAAGTACACCTTGCCTCTGACTTCCCATTTGGTTCCTTGATTGAAGAAGTGTCACCAGCTTCCAGCCCTGACCCCCAGGCACCAGTGGAAGAAGCACCACCAGCTCAGGCCACATCTCCATGTGGTCTGAAACAGTGTGACGCGCTTGGTGAGAAAAGCACCAGCCTCTCCAAGGTCGAGTCAGGAGATTTGGCcataacagaaaaggaaagttcTCTTGTTACTGCCACCCATCCAGTGGAACAGGATAACTCAGCTCAGGTACAGCAGATGCAGCTTTCTGCTGAAACACCTCTACAATTACAGAACCGCGCAGAAAGAAAAGGTAGATTCTTAATCCTTCCTGGTGACGTCACTCAGGAAACTGGCCAGAGTAAATGTGGGAAGGGCTTCTCCCTCTCAGGAAAGGGGCCAGACTGCGATGGCACGGTAACCCAGCCTGCCTGCACTGTCATGTACGGAGGTTCTCTTGAAAACCTGGTATCGTCAGGATACCCACTGCAGCCCATGGGTGTGGAGACCTGCAGCCCCCACCCACATCATCGTGTCCTGGAGACCAGTGAGCCCTTCAGTCCTGCAGAGATCCCTGAAAACAAGTCTGCTGACATGTTTGTTTCTACAGCCACACCAGGTGCTGTGGTGACCAGCACTCAGAGCCTTCCTGAAGATGTTTTGAGCAGTGATGTGAAAACACACGAATGCTGTTACATCCTGGTTAAGTCCTTGCGCTCTGACCCAGTTGCTGGAGCTGAGGGTGTGCAGACCCACAGGCAACCAGAGCTCCCCAAGCCTGCACTCCCCTCGGGCGGGGCTACCGCAGCCCACAGCACAGGCCCCAGCAACACGGGGACAGGGTTCCCGACACAGGAAGTCCCGGTTGTCAGGATGACCCATCTGCTCGACAGTGAGGATAGTGGAGCCGAGTTACAGGGAAGAGCCGTGGATCCAGGAGGTGCCAGCCCCCAGGTGCTCACCAGCTCCCCACAAGGCAGACAGGAGCCAGCCTGTCTGCTGCAGGAAGGGTCGCCGTGTGCAGTATGGGATCTGCTCCGTGGTGGACTTCTCCCTACGTACCTGCAGGCTGATGCTCACCCAGGTACTGCAGCCCATGGCGAGAGTGCCAGTCCAGAGCCCAATGCGTCCTTTGCTCCCCGATCTGGTGCACCTCCCATTGGTGGGGTCTCTGAAGAGCAGCTGCAACGTGTGAGTGTGGGCGAGGCAGGCACAGGCGGAGGCATGGGTGTGGGTGTGCTCTCTGACATCTACTATGAACCCCTGTCTGGAGACTCAGATCAGGACTCTGTGGGTGAGTATGGACACCCCAGATACAACACAGAAGAGTCCCGTGCTTCACAATATGGCCACACTGGGAAAAGAGAAGGTGCATCCAAAGACAGTCACGACTCTTTCCTGAGCCTGAACACCAGTGATCACCACAACTGGGGCTACGCGAGCCAGGCTCCAGGGCTGGAGACCAGCATTCCTCCCAGAAGTTGGCTGGGTGGACTGAAGAAGGAAGCTATGTGTGTGCCCTGTTACGTCCAAATCCGAGATGTCTGCGGGGTCCCCAGGAGCTACGCCAACTTCACCGTGACCAGAGAGCTCAGAGACACCCCAAGAAGCCTGCACGGCTTGAGGCAGCGCCCCAGGGGCATGGCCCCGTGTGGCTTGCTCAGCTCCTGGATGGACACCTGGCAGAGAACCGACGACCTCACCCAGAACACTTTAGACTTGGAGCACCTGCGTTTTGCACACAAACTGAAACAAATTGTGAAGATGGGAGCTGCTCAGCATTCTGCCCTCTTCCCCAGTGCCTTTCCAAAGGAGCCCCCATCCCAGGTCACCACCGGGGCTTTTCCTGGGACCCCAATGCCCACATGCCTGGGGCTGCCTCCCGCCTCCCGAAGCAGGAGTCCTCTTGTGGTGACAGTCGTGCATCAGATGCCCAACCATGTGGACCGCTCCTCCTCCTGGAAGAAGAGGTGTGGCCACGGTAGAAATCACCTCACAAACTCAGACCAGAATCAGACCGCCTCCTTCCACCTCCACAAGCTGAAATACAACAGTACATTGAAAGACTCGCGCAATGACATCGCTGTCATTCTCAGCGAGTATGCCGAGTTCAACAAGGTGATGCTGAGCAGCCGCCAGGTGGTCCAGGACACAGAACCGCCGTTGGCTTTGGGAGCGGCCATGCCCCGCGAGCTCTGTGTCTGCAGCCCACAGCCCACCTCCTACGAGGACCTGGTGGCCGACCTGTGCTCCAGCCTGCGCGTCAAGCTGGAGCGAGTGGTGAGGGAGGCGTGTTCCAGCAACTTCCTCTTCTACCTCATGGAGACTGAAGACAAGTCCTTCTTTGTCAGAACAAAG AATATCCTGAGGAAAGGAGGCCACACAGAAATCGAACCTCAGCATTTCTGTCAAGTAtttcagagagagaaaggtgCACTCTTAGTCATCATCAGAAATGAAGATATAGCATCCCACCTGCATCAG ATCCCTtctctgctgaagctgaagcacttTCCCAGGGTCGTCTTTGCCGGAGTCGACAGCCCTGAAGACGTCCTCAATAACACCTACCAAGAGCTTTTTCGGACAGGAGGCTTTGTGGTATCAGATGACAAACTACTAGAGACTTTAACATTAG TTCAACTGAAGGAAATTGTCAAAATCCTAgagaaactaaatgaaaatggaagatgGAAGTGGTTGCTTCACTACagggaaaataaaaagctaaaggaAGATGTAAG agtgGATTCAATTGCACATAAAAAGAACTTAATATTGAAATCGTATCAGAGTGCAAACATCATTGAGCTGCTTCACTATCACCAGTGTGACTCTCGACCATCAACCAAAGCTGAGCATCTGAAATGTCTGGTGAACCTGCAGGTTCAGCACATCCACGCCAGGTTTGCTGTCTTCCTGACAG aaaaGCCTGTGGTCTCCAGAGAAGTCTTTGAAAATAGTGGCATCCTTGTGACAGATGTAAATGACTTTATTGAAAATATACAGAAAGTAGCAGCTCCATTTCGGGGTAGCTACTGGTAA